The stretch of DNA CGCTGTCTGGCAAGGTAGACGAGTCATCGGCCAAATCGTCGAAATCCTCGTCCTCGTCGACTTCCTCGACATTCTCGAGATCCGCGTCCTGAAGTTCGTCGTCGTCCGAAATATCCTCGGAATTCTTTTCGATATCAGGATTCTTCGGCTTTTCCTTGGTTACTTCCTCGTCCTTCTTCGTCTTTTTTGACGTTTTTGACGTTTTTTTCGAAGCAGTGGTTTTCTTGGCTTTCTTCGTTTTGGCACTCGCCTTACGCGTCGCAGTTGAAGAAGACGAACGGGTGGCCTTCGACTTACGAGTAACCTTGGTATCCTCGCTTTGCTCAGACTCTACGGTTGTTGCCTGTTCCTTCTTGGCCAAACGAACCCTCCTCAAGTGTATGAAAAATATTTCCACGCCTATAAAGCGACGCGAATCCACCACATTACAATTTTTGTGACTATAAAAGTCAACCATCAAACAAGGACGATTATTCCCATTGACAACAAATGACTTCATCAAAAAGCAGGAAAATGCCCATTCGTTTTTCCTTTAAATGTGGCTCCTTACGTAGCCTAGGCCCCACAACGTCTTTCTTCGGTTTTCACATTTGCCAAGCGGGACGCAAACCCTGATTTATCGCAGAGCAGATAATACGCGCAAGCGTACATTGCTCATCCAGGCAAAGCGCCTCACGGGCATAGTCGAGCGCGTCATCGCTGCCCACCCACCATGACCCGTATGCCGCCACGGTCAACGGCTGCACCTCGAAACGGCCACAGACCATTCCTGACATATCGGCAAGCATGTCGATTCCGCAGGAACAACGTTCAAGATCGGGCGACGCCTCGGCGTCATTGAAAGCAGCGTCAAGCAGCCGGTAAAGCCGAATGACATTGGCCGGATCATGCGGTTCGGCCGCCAAATCAAGCATCGCCTTGACCCCGATTTTCGCATGCGTGGCACCTACCAATGACATGATCAGGGCATCGCGAGAGGAAAGCATATCCGCCATGGCCACACAGATCGCCACCGCATGAGGCTTTGACATGTTGTGTACATGGTTGCACAGATTGTCGTTCCATTCTTCAAAAGGAGCGTCGAGCCAATCACGGTTCGCTTTGGCGATGCCTTTCTCCATTTTGCACTGTTGCAACTGCCGCGCCATGGCTTCCAATTCTTCGTCTTGAGGCTCTTCCTCCAAATCCTTTAGCACCTCCGGGGCACATTGCGATATCGCCGCGTCGATCATATCCTCATCCACGGCATCAAGATGGATTGGCTGCTCGAACCGGTCACCATGACCGCACCGGGCTTGATTCCCGCTCTGGCTTGATTCCGACATATTCATCGGCATGACGGGAATCGACCTTCTGTGAGACTTGGCCCCTCGTCTATTCATGGAAGCGGGGCCGTTGCCTGCACGCCGATTCCCGCTCAGATTCGCCTCGTGATGAGACCGCGAATCCGAAGGCTTTGTTGACAAATGGCGTTGCGACGTTTCTTTGCCTGATTGCGTTGATGTTTTCTTTGCCATGTTTACTCCTTTATCGATTTCCCTTTTCCCGGCATCTACCGGAAACAAGGTAAAAGCATCTTGTCCGATTCACTATGGCACACTTTGCCTGTTTTCCGTGTCGATTTCGACTACTGTGGTCGAATGCCTCTTAGCGTTGGAAATCCGCCGTACCTTGAGGCAAATGGGTGATGTGAATAGTCAAGTAGGCTGATGTGGATAATCTTGGGACTTATGCAAGCAAGTGTGGATAACCGTGTCATCGACCGACGTATAGGCGAACTTTGCAAGGAATGGATGCACGTCAATGGCCGCAATGACGTGGCGACGAATCTGCAAGCGACCTTGCAGGCCGTCTTCGACGAGGGTTTGACCGCGAATCGCGGCGGCAAACGGCTCCGTGCATTGCTTGCTCTGGCTGCCTTCGATGCGTATGGCGTTGACAACGTATCCACAGGAAAAATTTCAAAAGAAACAACAACGCAAAACGGGAATGCAAATACTTCAACCGCCAACCATGACACTCAAGCCGACGGCATTCCCCCGGCCATGCTCGATCTGGCCTGCGCCATCGAAATCTACCAGACCAGCGCCCTGATCCACGACGACATCATCGACGATTCGCCATTGCGCCGCGGCCGGCCCAGCGCCCATGTGGCTCTGGCAGGCAAAAACGAAGGAAACGGACCGGACAATTTCGGAACCGGGCTGGCACTGATGCTTGGCAATATGCTTGCCACGGCCTCGGCCGACATCGCCGCGACCGCTCTTGAAAACCCTGCATTGCAATATGCCGACGAAAATCTGCATACATTCCTTCAGATGCAGCGGGCAGTCGAGATCGGCCAGACGTTGGATCTGGGCGCGGAGAACATCAGCCTTGACGAACCTGACAAGCTGATCGACGCCTCGCTCAACGTCTTCGCATGGAAAACGGCAAGCTACACCACCATCGCTCCTCTCGGACTCGGGCTATGTGCGGCGGGAATGGCTCCGAAAGAGGCCCACCAGGCCGCACGAGGCATCGGTCTGCCGTTGGGCGTGGCGTTCCAGCTGGCCGACGATCTGATCGACGTGACCGGCAAAAACAGCGGCAAGCCGGTCGGCGGAGACGTACGCGAAGGTAAGCGCACCGTTCTGCTTGCCGATGCCTTGCAAGCTGCGGACAAAACGGGTCGCGACACACTTATCAATACATATCACAAACCGACCAGAAGTGATACCGACGTGCGCAACGTGCTCGACCTCTTCGTCTCCACCGGGGCGATCGATGCCTCTCGTCGCCGTATTCAGGATCTTTGCCATAAGACGGAATCCGCAATAGACAGGACCATAAAAACGCCGGAAAGCCACGAGATCCTGGCTCAAGCCTGCGAGCGCTTCATCCCTGACAACCTCAGATGATCTATTCCCGCTTCCTCTCAGTGGGTTCAGACGATTCGAGCCAGTTTCATTGCCTGTACTTCCAGATGATTCACATTCGCTTCATTTCCTCATAATCCCTGTTCATCGGCATTCGCCTCATTCGCACATGATCTCAGATAGCCACATCCTCTTCATCCCCTATAATCTCAGGCGATCCACGTCTATTCCTTTCCACAGAACCATGCCGTAACGCACCGATGGAAAATCACCCGGCACCGGCGGAGAACAGTCAAAGAGAAAATCTTCTTGCCGCCTGACTTGCCATAATCCTTCTGGTACCTTGCGGCATGTAACATTGAGGCATTCGTACCCATTAGTAGCCAAGGAACACAACCAAGCCATGAGCGAAGTCGAAAACGAGCCGCAGACCCAGCTGATCGACGGGCGTTACCGCGTCCTGGGGCCGATTGCGGACGGCGGCATGGCTACGGTCTACAAGGCCAAAGACGAACGGCTCGAACGCGTGGTGGCCATCAAGGTGATGCACACGCAGCTGGCGCAGGGCCCGCACCGCGACCAGTTCGTCGCCCGTTTCCACCGCGAGGCCCGCAGCGCGGCGGCCATCAGCAACCCGCATATCGTTCAGGTCTATGATTCGGGAACCGCCGGCGGACGCGACTACTTGGTGATGGAGTACGTCCACGGCGTCAACCTGCGCCACGAAATGAGCGAGCGCGGTACCTTCAGCGTCCACGAGACGGTACGCATCATTTCCCAAACTTTGGATGGATTAGCGAGCGCCCATCGTGCCGGCGTGGTCCATCGCGATATCAAACCCGAGAACATTTTGTTGAACGACCGCGGTCGCGTGCAGATCACCGATTTCGGACTGGCCAAGGCAATGAGCGAGGCAACGCTTTCGACTACCGGCATGCTGCTGGGCACCGCGGCGTATCTGGCTCCCGAGATGATCGAGAACAACCTCGCCACGCCGCAGGGCGACCTGTATTCCGTGGGCATCATGGCCTGGGAGATGCTTGCCGGGCAGGTTCCTTTCACTTCGGACAACCCAGTGACCATGGTCTTCAAGCACGTCCACGAAGACGTGCCGGCGCTTGAGACCGTCTGCCTTGGCATAGACCCTTCAATTTCGGCCTTTGTGAGCCATCTGACGGCCCGAGCGGTGGAAGGCCGTCCCGTTGATGCGGCGGCGGCTTTGCAGGAGCTTAAGACCCTGAGTTCGCGTATCGGCGTCGATGGCTGGCAATACCGCTATATTCCCCAAAGCGGGGATAGCAGAGCGGCAGCGAAAGGAACCACGTCCCCGTTGGCCGGCACCGCTGCGGCACCTATGGCAGCCGGGGCTCAAAACACTGCACCTTCGCGCATCTCCCACGATGGTTCCTCGACCTCGTCCACTTCATCTACCAGTGACCCCACAAACGCTTGGAATCGCAACGATACCGATGCCGCAGCATCCACTCCGAACTACGCCGGCGAACCCGCAGCATACCAGGCGGAAGTGCCTGCGCCACCGGTTTCCGCTCCCGCCCCTGACACAAACGTCATACGTTCGACTGCCCGACAACCCATCCCTGCTTCGACGTCATCCCCGGCATATGAAACATCCGACACCTCCAAGCCTTCCAACGCTTTCGCAACCCCGGAATCTTCAACGGGCAGGGCGGCTTCGACCGGCCCTTCGACATTCGCCGCGACTCAGACGGTGCCTGCAGGCACCTACGAGCGCCAATCCTCACCCAATGCCGCCACGCAGAGCATTGACGGACGCACCTTGGCCAATGACGGAACGGCGGCCGCGAACAATCCGACCATAACCATCGGCTTGATGGATGCACCTCAAACCGAACAGGGCAAAGATATGGCCGGCAATAACCCAGCTGCCAAGACCAAGCCTCAAAAGCGTTCAAGACTGCGCAAGCCGGTGGTCATCACGACCATTATTCTGGCGCTTCTTGCCGTGCTCGCCGCCTGCGGAGTGGCATGGTGGTATTTCCTCGGGCCCGGCAGCTACTACAGCTTGCCCAAGCCCGAAGATCTGAGCTGCGCGAAAAACTCAGCTTGCCGCATCACCGACGTGAAATGGAAACCCTACGAGAGCACGCTCAAAGTGGCCGGAGTGCCTTATGATGTCTCCGAGCAATTCAGCGACAAGGTGAGCAAGGGCGAGGTCATCTCCACCGACCCGGGCAACGTGGGAGGCCACGTGAGCAAGCGCACCAACGCGAAACTCAAAGTGGTCGTCTCCAAGGGTGTCCGCCACATCACCATACCCAAGGATATCCTCGACCCGTCGAGCGCCGCCGGCAAGAAACCGATGGAAACGCTCTCCCAGGCCGGTTTCACCAATATCGTCCACGAGACAAGCAAGGACGAATACTCCGAAGACTTGCCCGAAGGCGCAGCGAAATCCGTGTCCCCCAAACCCGGAACGACCATTGCACACAACAGCAAGGTGACACTCGTGCTTTCCAAGGGGCCGATGCCGGTGAGCATGCCCGACGTGACGGGGCGCACGAAGGATGACGCGCAGGCGGCGTTCGATGACGCGAAACTCAAGCCGAACTACAGCGAGGCGTTCAGCGATTCGGTGCCGTCCGGCTCCATCGTCTCCACATCCGTCAAGGCCGGCACACAACTGCATTGGGGCGATAAGGTCGATGTCGTGGTCTCCAAGGGCCCCGAAACGGTGACCGTTCCCGACGTACGCGGGAAAAACGAGAATGATGCGCAGAAGACGTTGGAGGCTTTGGGGTTGAAGGTCAAAATTTCCGCACCGTTGGGCGACCTCACCCATCAGGTTCGTTTCCAGTCCCCGGACCCGGGCCAACAAGTCCGTGTGCGCGGCGATGACGGCAATCCCACCATTGTCACGCTTACCGTGGTTTAGGGATTATCGTCTGAACTTGATAATTTTCAATTACTGAACTATGCCATCACTGCAATTATTACAAGACTTAAGGACCCTCACTGACGAGACAACGTGATTGCTTTCATCATTACTGATTTGAGGCTCCTCAGGCTTTAAGCGACGCGCCCACCTCTCTCATTGCAGATTCGCACCGCTCAAGTCCTCAATGGCATAATCACTGACATCATTGCTTTTTGATCACTGCTTTTTTGATCACCGCTTTTTAGCGGTAACCTGTTTGGCCTGTTGCTTCTTTGCCATTCGAGCTTTGACCGTTTGGGCGTATTCATCGACGTATTCCTGCCCGCTGAGCTTGTCGATTTCGGCCATGACATGGTCGGTCAGCTCGCGGAGTTCCTCGTGGGTGATGGTGCCGGGATCGACTTTCTTGACTGTTATCGGCTTGCCATAAATCACCTTGGTATGCCCAGAACTCGGGATGACCTGGCCAGGCATCTGCACCTTCCTGCTGCCGACAACGGCGGTGGGAATAATGCAGCAACCGGTTTCCAAGGCAAGCTTAGCCACGCCGGTATGGCCACGATAAAGCCTGCCATCGGGGCTACGCGTGCCCTCCACATGAATGCCGAAAAGATGTCCGTCTTCGATGATCTCACGGGCGTGGGCCAGCGCTCCGAGCGATTTCGAGCCGCCGGAACGGTCCACCGGGAATACGCCGACGGAAGTGAACCACCATTTGATGAACTTGCCTTTGATGCCCTTGCCTTCGAAATATTCGGCCTTGCCCATGAAATGAATCATGCGCGGACTGGTCAACGGAATCAGCGCGTCGTCGATGACGGCCAGATGGTTCGACGCAATGATGCCACCACCGGTTTTCGGAATGTTCTCAACGCCGACGCCTTTCGGATGCATG from Bifidobacterium sp. ESL0728 encodes:
- a CDS encoding polyprenyl synthetase family protein yields the protein MQASVDNRVIDRRIGELCKEWMHVNGRNDVATNLQATLQAVFDEGLTANRGGKRLRALLALAAFDAYGVDNVSTGKISKETTTQNGNANTSTANHDTQADGIPPAMLDLACAIEIYQTSALIHDDIIDDSPLRRGRPSAHVALAGKNEGNGPDNFGTGLALMLGNMLATASADIAATALENPALQYADENLHTFLQMQRAVEIGQTLDLGAENISLDEPDKLIDASLNVFAWKTASYTTIAPLGLGLCAAGMAPKEAHQAARGIGLPLGVAFQLADDLIDVTGKNSGKPVGGDVREGKRTVLLADALQAADKTGRDTLINTYHKPTRSDTDVRNVLDLFVSTGAIDASRRRIQDLCHKTESAIDRTIKTPESHEILAQACERFIPDNLR
- a CDS encoding Stk1 family PASTA domain-containing Ser/Thr kinase → MSEVENEPQTQLIDGRYRVLGPIADGGMATVYKAKDERLERVVAIKVMHTQLAQGPHRDQFVARFHREARSAAAISNPHIVQVYDSGTAGGRDYLVMEYVHGVNLRHEMSERGTFSVHETVRIISQTLDGLASAHRAGVVHRDIKPENILLNDRGRVQITDFGLAKAMSEATLSTTGMLLGTAAYLAPEMIENNLATPQGDLYSVGIMAWEMLAGQVPFTSDNPVTMVFKHVHEDVPALETVCLGIDPSISAFVSHLTARAVEGRPVDAAAALQELKTLSSRIGVDGWQYRYIPQSGDSRAAAKGTTSPLAGTAAAPMAAGAQNTAPSRISHDGSSTSSTSSTSDPTNAWNRNDTDAAASTPNYAGEPAAYQAEVPAPPVSAPAPDTNVIRSTARQPIPASTSSPAYETSDTSKPSNAFATPESSTGRAASTGPSTFAATQTVPAGTYERQSSPNAATQSIDGRTLANDGTAAANNPTITIGLMDAPQTEQGKDMAGNNPAAKTKPQKRSRLRKPVVITTIILALLAVLAACGVAWWYFLGPGSYYSLPKPEDLSCAKNSACRITDVKWKPYESTLKVAGVPYDVSEQFSDKVSKGEVISTDPGNVGGHVSKRTNAKLKVVVSKGVRHITIPKDILDPSSAAGKKPMETLSQAGFTNIVHETSKDEYSEDLPEGAAKSVSPKPGTTIAHNSKVTLVLSKGPMPVSMPDVTGRTKDDAQAAFDDAKLKPNYSEAFSDSVPSGSIVSTSVKAGTQLHWGDKVDVVVSKGPETVTVPDVRGKNENDAQKTLEALGLKVKISAPLGDLTHQVRFQSPDPGQQVRVRGDDGNPTIVTLTVV
- a CDS encoding lysophospholipid acyltransferase family protein, with the protein product MLYWFFVKGLGPLARWRMHPKGVGVENIPKTGGGIIASNHLAVIDDALIPLTSPRMIHFMGKAEYFEGKGIKGKFIKWWFTSVGVFPVDRSGGSKSLGALAHAREIIEDGHLFGIHVEGTRSPDGRLYRGHTGVAKLALETGCCIIPTAVVGSRKVQMPGQVIPSSGHTKVIYGKPITVKKVDPGTITHEELRELTDHVMAEIDKLSGQEYVDEYAQTVKARMAKKQQAKQVTAKKR